A genomic window from Luteolibacter sp. LG18 includes:
- a CDS encoding response regulator transcription factor, giving the protein MHKILIVEDERDIADLIGFNLERQGYQVIKAYDGLTGTDMALRERPDLIVLDLMLPGRDGYGVFKELRRDARTAQIPVIMLTARAQTEDRIQGLEAGADDYLTKPFSPKELLLRISAVLKRVDGPPGTVDFSFGPFRFDKNSLKFYLEGEPVDLTATEFKLLLYLCERGGKPQDRNELLRTVWGYSDEVHSRTLDTHMKRLRQKLGSHGGLVETVRGVGYLVALPTAG; this is encoded by the coding sequence ATGCATAAGATTCTGATCGTCGAAGACGAGCGAGACATCGCCGATCTCATCGGTTTCAACCTTGAACGCCAGGGCTACCAAGTCATCAAGGCCTATGACGGCCTTACCGGCACGGACATGGCCCTGCGCGAGCGCCCCGATCTGATCGTCCTCGATCTCATGCTGCCCGGCCGCGACGGTTACGGGGTGTTCAAGGAACTGCGCCGCGACGCCCGCACGGCGCAGATTCCGGTGATCATGCTGACCGCCCGTGCCCAGACGGAGGACCGCATCCAGGGTCTGGAGGCCGGTGCCGACGACTATCTGACGAAACCTTTCAGCCCGAAGGAGCTGCTGCTGCGCATCAGTGCCGTGCTGAAGCGGGTGGACGGCCCGCCGGGCACCGTGGACTTCAGCTTCGGTCCGTTCCGTTTCGACAAGAACTCGCTGAAATTCTACCTTGAGGGCGAGCCGGTGGACCTGACGGCCACCGAGTTCAAGCTGCTCCTTTACCTCTGCGAGCGCGGCGGCAAGCCGCAGGACCGCAACGAACTGCTGCGCACCGTGTGGGGTTACAGCGATGAGGTCCACAGCCGCACGCTGGACACGCACATGAAACGCCTGCGGCAGAAACTCGGAAGCCACGGTG